Below is a genomic region from Brassica rapa cultivar Chiifu-401-42 chromosome A08, CAAS_Brap_v3.01, whole genome shotgun sequence.
TTTTAACAAGGGAAAATGATGAGAATAGTAACCGTGCAAAATTATGTACAGCGATGAGGAGCttcaaataaatgaattagGATGTTGCTTTGCCTTTCAAAAAAGAATTATGGTGTTACTAATTACGTACGAACACCGATATATCTAACTGTATTTTGGCGAAATGATGTGTAAGTGTATATAAAGACTTGTCTAATTCACGATGATAAATTAATCACATCCTTAATGAttgattaattattaaaatatcgAATCCCTTGACTTCACTCAAACACCTTCACGATGACCTCATCTGATGCAACACAAGATATTAATAATTACACGTATATACACACATACACATATATTATACGTGTAAAACATGAGATTCTCTGCGATATCTCGGTCTATATAGGTTGCAACTTTTCTCATAGTTGTGTCTTCTCTTCCTACTTGACTCTtcaataaaatcatatatatccTAAGTAATCCCTAACTttctttctaaaaatatttctctCTTTCAATGTCAGAAGAAGAACTTCAAGAATCAGACGTTATATTTTCCGATGATTATTTCATAAACAGCAACAAGAATAGCAACAAGGAAAACAACAAAGGAAAGAAACCAGCGACGGTGAAAAAGTCATCTCCGGTAACAATTCCATCGAGAACTACATTCCGGTGGCCGGAAGTtgaagaggaggaggatgagAGTGAAATGACGCCGCCACATGTCATCATCGGAAAACGAAGAGTGGAGTCGCAAATGGCGTTTTCGTTTAGTACCCTTAAAGGAAGAGACCTGAGTCGTCACCGTATCTCGGTTCTTAGGATGACCGGTTTTTTGGAAGCTTAATTGATCTTAAAATACAGCCGAACTGGTCCGCTTAAGGTTTATAAATGAACCAATGTATGacgatattaattttttttcttaattattgcTAAAAGAAAAGTTCAATATAGGGAATAATTTCCCATATTTTACCATTTAAGATATtaacaataataattatttatgttaaattattgtttggtttcttgagaaaatgaaaaacatataAGAATCAAATCTTATGTTAAATTGAGTTATGTACGGGGTTTAATTTGCTTGTGAAGTAACGGGTTTCTTGGCTTGTAGATTTTGTATTTGGTCCACATCTATAGGATTCTGCAATTTGCTCGCTAACATAAGCCTTATAAGCTTTGTTTGCTATTGTGAACTCAGCTGAGGGATGAATTGATGGTAGTATGATGATACCCTATGgtttattaatatttgtttaaatCAAACAATTTGATACCATAATAATTTGGTTGACCTTAGATTGCGTATATGGTCCTAATCATTCAGCTGAAGTTTTGAACACGCGCTAATTAGCCACTAGTATGGGACTTGTAGTATGGCCACTATATtcgtatatattttattttttgcataAACGTAGGCAATCGTTAAAATTAACTTATTATTACTGTGTTTGGATTTTGTCAAAGATTGTATATTCATCATTTAGTACAGAATAACTTAAAAATCATAAGCGTGGTGACTTTATTAATGGTATATCATCCATGATTCTAATTCTATAGAGGTAAACACTATAAACATACACATATTCAGGTATTAAATCAACTACTAGTGCTATAGATCAGCCGACACCACCGCGGTGGACCGATTCCGCCTCCATATTTTCCTTGTTCTATGCACTTTAGTATGACTTCCACCAAATTCAACCAGCCGGTATCCGTAAACCGTTCCTTCTCAGCCGTCATGATCACATCCTCAGGTGGAGGCACATCGTATCTTACGGTGTCGTAACAATACGAATACTACATATGACGTTCTCGGAACCCTCGCATTTCGGCTCCTTGTTTAGGATCAATGATTGAGTAATCACTAGTCATGATAATTTTGGTCTGAGTCCGAACTGTAGTTATAACCGAcaatgtttttgttgttgttaattTTTGCAAAATGATCAGGCACATTTGGTAAAGGTATATAACTGCATAATCATATCACCACTATCGAGTTACCATTCCTATCCATTATTATGTTCATGCAACTCTCCAAAAACTAAAAGTACAAATCATCATcctcatatttgaagtttcaaagtgttcttctccaaaagcaaaatttcaaatttaacttaaaattatttgtaatataaaCTATactccttatatttgtcataattaatataaatccataaaacttttgtagataactagcacatatataaaatactatagtaatattaattaataaaatcttgcactaaaatataaaattataaatagaaatacataaaaaaatattaaactacaagaaaaataccacattattacataaaattattttattaatgctCCGTTTTCGGTTATACAAAATTTGTTTAGataatattttagaagttcCGGAGAAAACTTactagactattagtgttgttgtagtatttaaatttgtgtaataattatgtcGTCATGTATATAtcttcttaaatattttttattaagtttcttttgtaatattcttgttattaattatacttttaaaatataataaatcttattttgattttaaaaaaaacttttatgtgtaaaattttaatttataaaataaatttgaaatatttaaaatatacaaaagtcttaaagattaaaactatgaatgagaaaatacttaagaatcataaatgtgatgtatAATTAATTACAAGGAccaatatacaaataaaaagatgaaacttcaaatttagagttttgagtagtgaaacttcaaatatgaggTTTCAATtcttaaaactctaaatttgaagttttgaagttcatttttggagagcaaaaaactctatatttgaagttatagaatTTCTTTTGAAAATGCTCTCAGAAACCTAAAATTCGAGTTTCTGAACATGAATTTAATTGTAtttaaatcataattaaaaacaagaaattgccgatatattaaattaatatgcTATTAAAAATCCTTTGTTTGCTAATCTTGTTATAAAACATGATTTGTTGCTATATTACTCTATTTATCCATTCTACATAACTCAAAAAGTTGTGTAGAAAAAGCATGATTGAGAGAATGAATGTTATCAAAGAAAGAGAAGTTGTGTATCCATATTCTTTTGTTTCCCTTGGTTCATAACATTTTGTCCaatagataatataaataattatcaaaACATCAGACACAGAACTTGTCGCCTTAATCATCTGCTAATGTTCCTTTTGAACAATGCAAGCTTCGCCCTTCTCTAGCAGCTTCAAAACCCTCATTAAAATCGTCCAATCAATCCCTTAAAGTTTTGAAATATCAAAGAAAATATTTGCATTCAGATTGTATAAAGGTACAAGTACATCAATCATGAGAGGAGCTTATATAGTGAAGGGTGTAGTGAAGTCGATCCATTCAAGAATCATTGGAGAAAGGAGAGGATATATTAATGTGTTTGTTGAGAGcaaacgtttttttttaaaacgactatctCCTAAAAACTGGTATTTGAAAAGGGAAAGAAGTTTGCATTTAATATCCAGCAAAATGATACAATCTTGTAGCTCAAAaggaaaacaaagaagaaacaagagTGTCTTAAGCTGCAACAAGATCAGGTGTCTCAGCCTCAACGGACAACAAGGTAGTGTGAACCTTATCAACCCAACTATCAAGCTGATCCCTCAATGACTTGATCTGAGGTATCCCTAGCACCCTCGGTTGCGCCCATGACACATGCACAGTTCCATCCACCTGATCTATTATCCCCTCTATCAAGTGCACCTGCACAAAATCACCAAATGATATTTATTCACATCAACATAATCTCCCTATCTTCTCGTGTCTTCCCAATCTTATTTATAGATTGAATGGGACAGAGATGAATACTCACAGATAAACTCTTCATGAGAAGGTGCTCAACATCTTCGATTGAAAGCTTAGTACGCTCAGCAATGACACTCAACGGTATGGTCCTATCTTCAGCTGGTCGGCTGTTACAGATATGGTTACAAAACAATTTAAGCATTCATTCTTTTTCCCCCTATCTGCAAGACATTGCTTAGAGAAGCAACAAATACCTGAAAATGATCTCAATAAGGCAGAGAATGTTGATCTTCTCCAACAGCTTCTTCTCATTCTCAACCAGCGCTGGCTGTGCGCTCAAGGCTGCATTGTGAACACGGCAGAGTTCTTGGTACTGAACCAAGTCACCGTGGTTGAACGCCTGCAGAATGTGGTAAAGCCACTCCACATTTGTTCCAAGTAGACTCTTCAGCTGCCATAAGAGAAAGGCAAACATGGTCATAAACCAGTATATGGTTACTGTTTAGcctcaagataagatcaaaagccaaacttacaACTGGATGGGCTAACAATTCCCCAAAGTTGTAAATATTCTCTCCCAGCAGAGCTGACAGCGACAGATCAAAAGCCAAGTCCTGCAAAAGATACATAACGATCCCATCTCAGTACTCTGATTAGGACATGATTATAGAATAATTAAAAGGACATACCAGCTTAAACGACTCAGAGAGTGACTCCACAGAAGTATACGCAAGATAAAGAAGAGCATTCTTATAGAAATCAGAAAACTCCTGACGGAACTTATGGAACTGAGAAGACACCCAGAAGAAGTTGGCATAGACAGACGGATCAATGTCAGTCATACTATCAAGAGAGGTTTTCACATCGTCCAGTATCTTCTTGCATTCCTTCTGGTCACCTTGCTCAAGCTTGAACAAAGCTATCTGCGTTTCTACGTAGCTAACAGGCTCACTGATACGTGACTCTTTAGTCGCTCTAAGCTTCTCAATCACTCCCTGGAGATAACTCACCGCAGCTTCTTTCTCAGGGTACTGCCTGGAGACAACAACCGCGAAGTGCGCGAGCTTCAGAAGGTTGATCTTCGTCTCGAAGTCGGTTATGAAGTTGTTGTATAGCTGTATCAAAGCATCTCCAGCCTGATGAACAATAACAAATCAGACAAGAACATAGCGACACaattaaagattcaaactttaaaTCACAGAGTGCCATCTAAGTGAATCTGAGAAAGACCCAACTCATTAAAGTCACTGTCGGAACGAACCCTTTTAGATCTAATGTAAACCCAAGTCGAGATCTATGAACCCTAATTCCGGAAACTAGTAAAGGATGAAACTTTGAATGGATTAGGGGGAGAGAAAGTGACACCTGGAAGACGGAGAGAGCGATGAAGTGCTCGAGCTTGAGGGTGAGCTGGTGCCAGAGCTTCTTCTGGTACAGATCTGCGAGCGAATTGTACCACTCGGTGAGCTCTGGGTGCGCGTTTTTCTGGGATTCGAGGTATTGAAGAGCAGCCATTGGAGATTGTCCTTCCTCGCGGAAGAGAAAGTCGAGATCTTGTATCGGTTTTGTGGGAGGAGTAGAGAAGAGATTTCCGGAAAAACCTTTGccttttactaaactatttttcttgTGTAGAAAGACAAGTATCGGACCATAAGTGTAAAAACGGAATATTAAAAGGACcatttatgtaaataaaaatactaatgCTAATTTACAGTTTAGGGGTTAAAAGAATTCTGAATACAACAACGTGGAATTGAGTTGCTGCGTATTCATAAAGAGTCAGACAAGACAAACACATATACTTGTGgttaatcttcttcttttaaaGTTCCAAAACCGGAGAATATATGGAATTGAGTTGTTATTTTTAGGGTTTATTAATAAATGGAGTTGCTGTGGTCTTGTGCAAATGAGATACCAAGGAAGGCTAAGCCTCATGACAGCTGGTAGCTATGGTCTTTCCCTATTTCCTTCCCGAGTATTCATTCATGTGGGGAGGTGATCCAGACAAGGTGAGTTTATATGCCCTAGTTTAACTTCCTCGAACCTACATCTGTTTCATCCTTATTTTTGGTATGTCATTTCAGAACCTACCTCTGTTTCCGCTTCCTACCCATGATGTTATTGTTAGATCAGTTATGGGTTTCCACTTGAGTTCGAGGTAATATAAACTCTTTGCCTTGGTTTGTGGTTGTCCCAACTTAAACCATCTTGGCTTCCAAAGACAGCTTTCTAGAGATACATTAGATCAACCAAACACGGTAAGTTGGACACTTGTCTTGATTTCTGTAGTTACAGTctcattcaaaatatttttgtctGGTGTGTAACATACGTATAAGACATGACCACTCACTTTCATGTTCCATAAGTTACTCACGTGTTAgtgttttgcttcttcttttttggctCTACAATGGATAAATGTAGAAAAGGAACGATGCTACTGCATGATTCACAGGCCCGTCCTCTTATGTCTCAAGATGATTATGTATATCCGAGTTTGTCAAACACCCTTTCTTTCTACTCCATACTCCAGCAACAAGATCATGCAGTCGTCAAAAACAATAGTACAGTCTGCCATTATCAATCAATGGAACCGATCCTCCTGCTATCAGGAAAGCCTCTATGGTAAATTAGATGAAACGGGTAAATATATTAGAGATAAAAAACCgagtagaaaaataaataaataagagatGGATCATAAACTAAACACTCATCTCTCCTTCCATGATATGGAACTTCGTAATTGATCAACTTGGCCAGGAACATATATGGAGCTAACTTTCAGTCATTAGTCTGTAATTACAAACATACGCAAAAATTGAAATacttagaaaatttaaaatatttctagTGAGAATCAAATCAGTAAACAAATCTGACGGCTGTAGAATCGTTACATTGCCCCCGGTAGGACTAGGAAAAACGCCTATCTCTCCATGGATATTTAGACCCTCTGGACCAATAGAAACAAGCTACTGTTAAATGATAAAGAGTACAGGATTGATGAAACGGTTTTGAAAATCCTACAAAACTCTCGAGCTTGGGCAGGAGCTCAAGACAAGCAGGAAAAAATAACGTTGCCACAGAATGTGGATCTCTCTCGCCATGTGTCTAACTCCCATGTTCCCCAATCTTCTCATGTTGCAGGACCTTCATGGAGTGTTTTCTCGGATGCTGCTTGGGACTCTGCCTCTGGGAACTGTGGAATGGGATGGCACTTTCGCGATAACATGTCTTCACCAGCAGGCAGCACCTTCTCAAAATGTCGCTCAGTCTCCTCAGCCTTTGTAGCAGAGGCGTTGGCGTTAAAGGTCGCAATCACAGAAGCGGTCAACCGTGGCATTGACTCTCTTAGAGTTTTCTCTGACTCCAAAAACCTCATCTCTCTTTTGGTCACCAAGAAGAATAACATTTGGATTCAAGGAACACTCTTCGACATTCACCATCTATCCAGTTCTTTTAGCTCTATCTCTTTTTGTTTCATCCCGCGTGTGAGAAATGCTATGGCTGATACTCTTGCGAAAGCAGCACTACGTTCTCTAATTAACTCTCCGTTGGTGGATGAGTAAAACTATTGTTGGGTTACTCTTTTATTTAAGTATGTTTtcgatccaaaaaaaaacaaatctgacGGCTTCAGTCAACCAATCACGAGTCGGTCTATGTGGAAAATTTTGAGACAAGTGACAAATTACTAGGCAGATGCTAGAGAGGGATTGGAAGACTCGGAAAAATCATACGACGACTTGATGCAAGAAGACTTGTCAAAGTCAAGAAAAACTaaagtttttgttttcctttttaaaaagagCGACAATCATAAAAACTTATCacacaaacacaaaagaaaGAATACATGATGAtttcaaatcaatcttcttacttttctagttttgttacattgtattatttcttcttcttcttggtggCTCTTGTTCTACATACTTTTGCTTCTCCAATGCTCCACTATTGCCGTCATGACCAGAGGGATGCTCTTCTTAATTTCAAACACGAGTTTCCGGTAAATGAATCCAACTCAGTTCCATCTTTAAATTCATGGAACAAGAGCAGTGATTGCTGTGATTGGGAGAATGTCAAATGTGATGCTAAATCTGGAAATGTGATTTCACTTTACTTCAAACACATCTCTCTCAACAACTCTTTGAAACCAAATAGTGGTCTTTTCAAACTCCAACATCTTAGAAACCTAACTCTTAGAGATTGTCACCTGCATGGAGTGATTCCTTCTTCATTAGGAAACCTTTCTCATCTCACACATCTTGACCTTAGGGAAAATGATTTAGTAGGCGAAGTTCCAATTTCAATCGGAAACCTAGCCCAACTAGAATACCTAAACCTTGACAATAACCATTTAAGTGGATATATTCCTCTTTCCTTTTCCAACTTTACGAAACTATCCTATTTCCATATCTCAAACAATCAATTCACGGGTGAATGCCCTCTTGTACTACTCAGTTTAGCCACTAGTTTGTCCGTCTTAGACATTAGTGAAAATCTATTTAAATCCACGCTTCTTTCTGACATGAGTGGATTCCACAACTTAAAGTATTTTCACGTGTTCAGAAACTCACTGTTCGGGTCTGTTCCTAGATCTTTGTTCATGATTCCTTCCCTAATAATGGTTAATTTGAGAGAGAACCAGTTCAAGGGATCTATAGAATTCAGGAATACATCATCATCCTCTATGCTTCAGATTCTAAACCTTGGCCAAAACAAATTCGATGGTCCTATTCTCAATTTCATTACAAAATTTCCCAATCTTGAACATTTAGATCTTCATGACAACAATTTCGTTGGGTCAATACCCAAATCAAATTTGGTCAAACTTGAGTATCTTGATCTTTCTAACAATAAGTTGGAAGGCAAAATACCCGGTTGGTTAAGGAGCGTTCAGTGGTTGATACTTTCTCACAACTCTTTCAGCAGTTTTGGAAAATCATGGGAAGTTTCCGATCTAACACAGATTCAAATGTTGGAGCTTGGTTCAAATTCTTTCCGAGGACCATTACCCGATTGGATCTGCAAACTTAGACCAGTAATTTTCTTAGATATGTCCAACAATAGCTTCAGCGGCTCAATCCCTCAATGTTTGAGTAATACAATTTCTGGTCTCCAAGAGCTAAATTTACGAAACAACAACTTGAGTGGAGTTCTTCATCCAGACATATTTCTCAACACAACCTTCTTATCCTCAGTTGACATCAGCAACAACCAGTTGGAAGGAAAACTTCCAAAATCACTGATCAACTGCACTACTTTGGAGTTATTGAATGTGAAAAGCAACAGAATCAAAGACACATTTCCATCTTGGTTGGGTTCTTTGCCGTCATTAAATGTCATGATCCTCCGAGAAAACGAATTCTACGGGCCCTTGTATCATCCTCATGTCTCCATTGGGTTTCAGAGTTTAAAAATCATTGATATATCATATAACCATTTCAACGGAACTTTGCCGCCTTTCTATTTTTCCAAGTGGCGTGAGATGGCCACTTTATCCGAAGAATATCTTGACAGCATGTACATGTATAGTGATTTCCGTGTGTCAATGGAAATGGTGAACAAAGGAGTTGATACAAAATTTGAGTGGATCCTAAAAGACTTCAAGGCTATTGACTTTTCAGGAAACAGATTTTTTGGAAAGATACCAGAATCTGTTGGGTCATTGAAGGGACTGCGTCTTCTCAACTTGTCAAGTAACGGATTCACGAACGATATACCTCAATCTCTGGCAAATCTGACAAATCTCGAGGCACTAGACCTATCTCAGAATCAGCTGTCAGGTCAGATTCCTCAAGATCTTGCCAGTCTCTCATTTTTGTCAATCATGAACTTCTCCCATAACAATCTCCAAGGTCCAATACCACGAAGCACACAGTTTCAAAGACAAAACTGTTCTGCGTTCATGGATAACCCTAGACTCTACGGTCTCGAAGATATATGTGGAAAAATTCATGTCCCTAATCCTACACCACAAGAGTCCGAAGATCTGTCCGAGCCAAAAGAACAAGTGATGAGTTGGATTTCAGCTGGGATAGCCTATGGACCTGGTGTGTTTTGTGGGTTGGTGATTGGACATAGATTCTCTCCACGCATACACAATTGGTTCATGTAAAAGTTCTATCGAAAGCAAGCACAAAATAGTCGCCAAATGTGCATGTTGAACACCATCTGTTTTCATTCTGTTTGATGATTTTGTAATAAACGTTTtatgatattaatataaattgaaaattcaTTCAGAAACTTCTTCCTACATAAAACCAAAACCTGAGAGAGTACAAGCGTTGAATTTTAACATACGTAAACTTTTTTTCTCCTAAATCATAGAGGATGCAAATATCTCAAACTATTGCTTCACACACGTCACTTTTGCTCTGCAAGAAGTGTAGTATTGATCAGAAAAAGACACTAGTTCTATTACCAAATATAATTGGGAGAAGTTCATCAAAAACTAGATCTGGATAGTTATGATTTGAGTAGGCTATATTACAGCAAATTCAGTTGGGGGATTAAAGACTATTACTGAACTCTCTTATATGCAactatttttactctaaatgGAGATTTTCAAGTACTGGTTCATAAGTTCAAACATCCATCTCTCTTTTCATTCTCTTGATCACGGCTGTCAAAAAGGtgaataagttttcttataactTGTCAGGGAGGTAATGAGGAAAGTCCCAATCTGTCTTGATGTGCTTTCGGCTGATCTCTGTCATCGACGGGCAGCCACTTATGTCAGGTGGAGATCGTCTCTTAGCATTAGCATATTGGAGTTACATTATGATCACTGGATGTTAAATCCTTCAAGTTTATAGTGAATACTGAGGCATAATAATCATGTCGTACCTCCAGTGCCATTAAACACTTTTTATGTGACAAAAAGCATATAACTTTGATCGTAATTTCTCAAGGGGTTTGAAGGAGTCATAAACTATATCCCAAACCTAATGGCACTGATAACCAGCTATGCAAATTCTTCCAGTGTATTTGCctgcaaaaccaaaccatatttgTTGTATATGTTACTTTAATAACTCCATCTACTTGAGCAAAACATATAGTGTTATGTGTCTGTCTGTTTGTAGATGAAATTTACCTGTAAGGAAAGCCATTTCAACAACCAAAGATGTGACTACACCAATAACGAGCCGCGTAACTTCATTTGGAAAGGTTGACAAACCAATATCCACGTCAATCTACACGACATATCATTGACTTTATATGTTTACAGAGAACACTGCTGTCTGACCATCCACCTCTTCCACTAAGCTATTATCTCGCAGTATTTAGGTATAGAACACGaactcaagaacacaagaactTCAAGTCCAAATATCAGTTTCTTATTAATCACTCAATCACTCACTCAAAACTCGTAATCATTACAACTCAATGGTAATCACTTATATAGGACATAACAATTCCTATTCTCATTAGGAATAACACAAATCATATTTCCTAATCACTTTAGTAATCCATATCTTTGTGTGATTAGGTTAGCTTGTACTTCAAGCTATCTTTCAAGTTTATCTCCAACAATCTCCCTCTTAAACTTGAAATTATCTTCACTCACCATTTGGACTCCAATCAATTTCCTCATCTCGATAAATTTTACTCTTCCAAGAGATTTCGTCAAAATGTCAGCTCGCTGCTCAGTTCCCGGAACGTGCTCTACTTctacttgatcattctcaacgcACTCTCTTATAAAATGAAACCTCCTGTGTATGTGTTTGCTTCGTCCATGGAATACTGGGTTCTTCGTCAATGCGATTGCAGATTTATTATCTACCTTTATAACCACCTTTCGGCTTTCATTACCAATGACTTCCCCTAGAAGTTCTTGAATCCAAATTGCCTGTTTAGCTGCTTCAGTTGCTGCCATAAAATC
It encodes:
- the LOC103834094 gene encoding uncharacterized protein LOC103834094 — protein: MSEEELQESDVIFSDDYFINSNKNSNKENNKGKKPATVKKSSPVTIPSRTTFRWPEVEEEEDESEMTPPHVIIGKRRVESQMAFSFSTLKGRDLSRHRISVLRMTGFLEA
- the LOC103865426 gene encoding receptor-like protein 30, whose translation is MMISNQSSYFSSFVTLYYFFFFLVALVLHTFASPMLHYCRHDQRDALLNFKHEFPVNESNSVPSLNSWNKSSDCCDWENVKCDAKSGNVISLYFKHISLNNSLKPNSGLFKLQHLRNLTLRDCHLHGVIPSSLGNLSHLTHLDLRENDLVGEVPISIGNLAQLEYLNLDNNHLSGYIPLSFSNFTKLSYFHISNNQFTGECPLVLLSLATSLSVLDISENLFKSTLLSDMSGFHNLKYFHVFRNSLFGSVPRSLFMIPSLIMVNLRENQFKGSIEFRNTSSSSMLQILNLGQNKFDGPILNFITKFPNLEHLDLHDNNFVGSIPKSNLVKLEYLDLSNNKLEGKIPGWLRSVQWLILSHNSFSSFGKSWEVSDLTQIQMLELGSNSFRGPLPDWICKLRPVIFLDMSNNSFSGSIPQCLSNTISGLQELNLRNNNLSGVLHPDIFLNTTFLSSVDISNNQLEGKLPKSLINCTTLELLNVKSNRIKDTFPSWLGSLPSLNVMILRENEFYGPLYHPHVSIGFQSLKIIDISYNHFNGTLPPFYFSKWREMATLSEEYLDSMYMYSDFRVSMEMVNKGVDTKFEWILKDFKAIDFSGNRFFGKIPESVGSLKGLRLLNLSSNGFTNDIPQSLANLTNLEALDLSQNQLSGQIPQDLASLSFLSIMNFSHNNLQGPIPRSTQFQRQNCSAFMDNPRLYGLEDICGKIHVPNPTPQESEDLSEPKEQVMSWISAGIAYGPGVFCGLVIGHRFSPRIHNWFM
- the LOC103834095 gene encoding 26S proteasome non-ATPase regulatory subunit 13 homolog B, with amino-acid sequence MAALQYLESQKNAHPELTEWYNSLADLYQKKLWHQLTLKLEHFIALSVFQAGDALIQLYNNFITDFETKINLLKLAHFAVVVSRQYPEKEAAVSYLQGVIEKLRATKESRISEPVSYVETQIALFKLEQGDQKECKKILDDVKTSLDSMTDIDPSVYANFFWVSSQFHKFRQEFSDFYKNALLYLAYTSVESLSESFKLDLAFDLSLSALLGENIYNFGELLAHPVLKSLLGTNVEWLYHILQAFNHGDLVQYQELCRVHNAALSAQPALVENEKKLLEKINILCLIEIIFSRPAEDRTIPLSVIAERTKLSIEDVEHLLMKSLSVHLIEGIIDQVDGTVHVSWAQPRVLGIPQIKSLRDQLDSWVDKVHTTLLSVEAETPDLVAA